ACATGATGCACCCCCGGATGAGTTCTAATATATAGCGGGTACAGATAGTGATGGGTAGTAGCCATATGGCCGCCTCCGTTGGGGTAATTTTTAAGCTACCACCAGAGACGCCAAGCCCATTAGGTGGTAGCCCGAACAGGGTTGGCGTACCGGCCCCAACGGATCCCGGCCTTCCTTTCGGAAGCCCTGCCCGGGCCACCATTGACAACAGGTGTGCACGAGCATTACCCGAATACACTCTGTGGGTATATTCGGGCATCGTCAGGGGATTCGGAACGCCAATTCCGGCTACGGATTTTGCCGCAGCGTCATGATTATACTTAAAAACGCCCGCCAGGAAAAAAGAAGAATTAACCATTAACGATCTCCGTCACGCTGAGTGATTTTATTGGCAATCCAGTCATTTACCTCGCTTTCAACCCATGCCACAGAACGGGGACCGACTTTCACCGGTTGAGGAAATTCTCCCTGCTTAATTAAATGATAAATATATGATCTCCCAAGGCTGGTTTTTTGCATGACTTTTGGCAAACGCATTAATGAACAGTCATCCATTTTTTAATCCTCCTTCCTGGAGTAAACGCGTTCAACGTAACGTCCGCGGCCATCGCCATGACCGAGATCCATTGAGGTAAGTGCATGGGCTTCTTTGCGGCTAAAACCCAGATTCAGATAATATTGGATAGCATCTTGTGCCCAGGCATAACGCAGGCTGTGCGGCGATACCTCGCCTTTTAAACCCAGCCGGGTAGCGGTTGATCGCCAGTAATTCATCGCCATCTTCAGGTTAGTTTTATCGATGAGTTTTCCGTTACGTTGCTCAGCAATGTTGAGCGCGTGATTTACCGCAAAGCTGACAGCCTGAGGATCCAGCACTCGCGTTTCTCTTGGCCTGCCGCCTTTAGTGCCAAACACAACAGTCAGTCGCGTATCACCGTTAAGCAGCTGCTTTTGCCAGGTGCAGAGGGAAGCGCTACATTGCACCGCTTCCTGTGAGCGCAGCCCCATCAGTCGCGAAAGCTGTAGCGCCGCAGCAAGCCCTTCGTCGTATTGATTTGCCTTCTGAAGCACCTGCTGATATTTATCAGCCGGGATGGCAAATTTGGTTCCTGCCCGGCTGGCTCCAGCCAACCCCAAAGCGCGATTTGTAAGCCGATCTGAAGCAAAGAATTTATCCCTACCGGCCTGCACCATAATCCCTCGTAATGCGGACATTTCATTGTGCAAGGTTCGAAGGGCGATCCCTTGTGTAAGCCGTTGTTTGATATAATCCTCAATATGTCTGGCTTTAAGATGCCGGACATCACGCACCTGAATATTCAGCGCCAGCAGATGACGGCTTAATCGATCTGCAATACGAATACGGTCATGCATCGTTT
This is a stretch of genomic DNA from Winslowiella toletana. It encodes these proteins:
- a CDS encoding helix-turn-helix transcriptional regulator, which gives rise to MDDCSLMRLPKVMQKTSLGRSYIYHLIKQGEFPQPVKVGPRSVAWVESEVNDWIANKITQRDGDR
- a CDS encoding ash family protein; protein product: MVNSSFFLAGVFKYNHDAAAKSVAGIGVPNPLTMPEYTHRVYSGNARAHLLSMVARAGLPKGRPGSVGAGTPTLFGLPPNGLGVSGGSLKITPTEAAIWLLPITICTRYILELIRGCIMYDPTPLTIEEIIDQCRALAYAIVELHNPLAKELLTYILWERLNLLNETLETTEAGHE
- a CDS encoding integrase domain-containing protein, whose amino-acid sequence is MSQIGKEMKALAKRAGGSHKTMHDRIRIADRLSRHLLALNIQVRDVRHLKARHIEDYIKQRLTQGIALRTLHNEMSALRGIMVQAGRDKFFASDRLTNRALGLAGASRAGTKFAIPADKYQQVLQKANQYDEGLAAALQLSRLMGLRSQEAVQCSASLCTWQKQLLNGDTRLTVVFGTKGGRPRETRVLDPQAVSFAVNHALNIAEQRNGKLIDKTNLKMAMNYWRSTATRLGLKGEVSPHSLRYAWAQDAIQYYLNLGFSRKEAHALTSMDLGHGDGRGRYVERVYSRKED